DNA from Macadamia integrifolia cultivar HAES 741 chromosome 12, SCU_Mint_v3, whole genome shotgun sequence:
GGGAAATACCTTTTCTTGACTGAGCAACCTCAATACCCAAATAATACTTCAATCGTCCTAGATCCTTGGTATGAAACTTATGTTGTAGATGTGTTTTCAGACTTCGGATCCCTTCAATATCATCTCCACTGATGACAATATCATCAACGTAAACAACCAAAAATATCCTTCTTATGCCAGTCTTTCGTAGAACACTGAATGATCATTGTCACACTTGGGCAACCAAAAAACACACGAACCACATCAGTGATCCtaccaaaccatgcccgaggagacTGCTTCAAGCCATATAAGGATTTCTTTAGTTTGCACACCATACCAGACTTCTCCTGAGCAACAAACCCTGGTGGTTGCTCTATATAGACCTCTTCATGTAAATTTACatgaagaaaagcattcttTACATCGAGCTGATGCAATGGCCAATGAGAAGAAGTAGCAAAAGATATCAGAATACGAACAAAAGCCAACTTGGCCACATGAGAAAGTGTCTAGGTAATAAACTCTATACACCTGTGTATAGCCATTGGCCACTAACCGACGAGCCTTCAATTGAGCAAGAGAACCATATGGGTTTACCTTAACGACATAAACCCATCGACAACTAATAACGGACTTACCCTGGAGTAACAGTATAAGATCCCAATTATGATTTGCATCCAAAGCTAGTAACTCCTCTTCCATAGCTGTCCTCCAACTAGGACTAGATAATGCCTTTGCAACAGACTTAGGAACATGATGACAAGACAAAGTAGAGAGAAGTATGAAAAGATGAAGATATACCAGAATAAGAAACATAAGTTTGAAATGGGATGATGGGTACAACTTTGAACACCCTTACGTTATGCAATGGGAACATCAACATCAGAAAGAGAAATACTTGGATCAGGGACCGTAGGCGGAGATGACGAGGTTGGGATCTTTGACAAGGGGTGCTGATTCTGTACGAGGACGACGAGTATAGACGATTGGACCAACGGGTGGTGGGGGGCACTATGTGGAAGCTGGGGGGCACCattggtggaggtggtggtggcacCATTGTATCTGTGGTAAGCTGTGGAGAATAATGTTGAACAACATAGAGGGgaagatcatcatccatttcaaACACAACAACGGACTCATCCGGATAAGAAACTGactcaaagaagaaaacatcaaCAATAACAAAATATTTCTGAACTGTAGGGAAATAACAACAATAACCTTTTTGAGTCCGTGAATAAACCAAAAAAGATACACCTAAGTGCATGTGGATCCAACTTTGACAAACCTGGATGATGATTACGAATAAAacaaaacacaacaaaaaatacGAGGAAGAATAAACCAAGGGTTAGAAGGAGACAACAAAGAATGGGAAATAACACCCTATAACAACGATGAAGGCATTCGATGAATATGATAACAGGCAGTTAAAACTGCATCTAACCAAAATAATTTGGACACCTTCATCTCAAATAAAAGAGACCAAACAACTTCTATCAAATGCGTATTTTTCCTCTCAgcaacaccattttgttggCGGTGTGTTTGAGTAGGAAGATTGATGTAACGTACCAAAACCAGCTATAAACTGAGAAAAAGGACTAGAAAAGTATTCCTTGGCATTATCACTTCGTAAAACCTTGATAATTAATTAAACTGATTCTGAATTTGAGCAACAAATgcacaaaaaataagaataactCAGAACGATGCTTCATTAAATAAATTCAGGTAACTTTGGAATAATCGCcaacaaaagtaacaaaatGTCGAAAACCTAATTTGGAAGTAATGggacaaggaccccatacatccgaatgaaccaaagaaaaagggtgtGCAAACGGTTTATTGACTCCTACTAGGATTTCTTATTGGACGACCCTTATTACAATTTTAACAATTCCTGAGTGCTTAACCCCCttcttaaacaaataaaactatTAGTTTttaaataaactcaaaataaaattcCTAATCTAATGAGACTTCTTAAAATAGTAATCTTGTCTCAGATTGACAATACTTTGGAAAGTGGTCATAAATTTCCAAATATAGCTTTGAATGGCAAGATCTTGGCTCATTGGATAGTAACTCGATAACCTTTCAAAAGGTGCCAAAATCTCACTGATGAGTTTTGTCCTTCCAAAATCAAGCCCATTGGAAAGTGACAGGATTAGTCTGATTTTCTGCAATATAGTACTCCCAGATATAAAAACAGATCCAATGTTTTATTGAACCAGAGGAATTCCTCTCTGGCATGCTTCCGCATCAATGTCGTAGCTTTCTTACTGTCGTACTCTCTTACATTAGAAAGCCTTTGAATGAGTGATTTGGTGCAAATTAGAGGACACATGAACAATGGGTATGCTGAAAAGGCATTTTGTAGGAGTGGTGAGAATAGGCATGGATGGATTTCGATAAAAAACTAGTGTGATATAATGAAGTTGAATGGCTGAGGAGGTTTCATGCATAGCTAAAGAAGGGCTTATtgctaagttggagctatggagatcaaccttgcaAACAAGAGGTTTTGAGATTATAGATTGAAGACTGAGTATATAATGTGTAACTGTAGCCACTCTTTGATAGACAATGAATTGGTGacaattgaggagagagagattccacaaagtgtctattttaaatatttggggtcaaccataaataatgaagttgacatagagaatgatgtttcacaaagaattaaagtgggatggatgaagtggagaggtacAACTGAAGTGTTATTTGACTGATGTATccttttaaagcttaaaggaaattcTATAGGATTGTTGTGTGTCCAattatgatgtatggggtggaatgttgggcaTTTAAGAAGTGtaatatgaagaagttatgtgGCGGAGATGATGATGTTAAGATTGATGTGCGacaaaactaggaaagataaagtaagGAGTGGGCATATTAGGGCTGTTTTGGGAGTTTCCCCGATCAATGACAAGttccgagaaagtcgtttgatgTGGTATGAACATGTTTAAAGGAAAGCTGAGGACGCTTCAGTAGGGAGGAGTGACCTAATTCAGATTGAAGAaagctaaaagagccaggggtaggcctaaaatgactattggcgaagtggtgaggaatgacatgcatagtcttggTCTCTTCCCAAGTATCTCCTTGGATAGAGcatattggagggcaaggatccatgtagccgaccccatttagctgagattgtCCGAACTTAGTGGGCTTTGCCTCTTTCGTATTACTCTCATCTATCATCTTCCTACGCaccttttttttggatgaatccatgtagccgaccccattaagttgggataaggctgagtttgttgttataTTTCTGATAGTGCCGATCTAAATTAATGTACTGATTGGtatgaaacttttggtgagtTTGAGGAATGAAGTAGTGACATAAATAACATATTCTCAGTATGCCGACTTTGTGGGGAAGCAATACCATGATGTCCTTGCTAAAAATAAGATGGCTATTTAGAAGTCCGAGACTCTGAAACACTTCTGAATTCACGTCACTGGCCTTAAAATGTACTTCTACAACAGGAGGTTGGAACAGTTCTTCAAGGGTCGCTTCAACATTCCATTTTATTGTATGATTCCAGTAGAGATATTTTAACTAAGATTGGATCTCATAGGAGTGTGCAGTTGCGGGTGTTGTGACGCTTTCTGTAGTGGTTCCCAATACGAACAAGTAACTTCAAGCTTATTTGTCCTTTGCTTTTCACCCTGGATTTTTTTTATCGATCCTTTTTGGATCCTATTACGTACTCATGCTTATTTTAAGTATTGTACAGAAAgcattggaaaattttcttttttctcagtGTTTCTCTAATATTCCCTTATCCtttatttttggattatttCAACAACTTTTCCTAAAGTTCTGGTTATTCCTGGCATCTAGCAATGGTGTTGTCTTGAATCTTTTGGGAGTACTCAGGAGCTTGGCGTTTACTAcctttgttcttgttttatatGTAATAATGGGTGACTAAGTATATGAAAGGGAAGACTGAGCAATGTTGTCTCCCATCTGATAAAGTTCTGGGATTTAGTTCTAATTTTTCTTATCTGTTACCCTTTTTTTGCTGCTTGAAGCTCTTCAAATGTCTGTTCAAGACAATGCAAAAGATTCAGCAAATCAGACAGAGATGAGGGAAGTGTTGGGAGACCAGTCATTTCTGTCATCTATACTTGGCTCGGTATGCCATTTACACTTACCAACTCCATAAATGATCAGTATTAACTTACCTGCTAATGTCATGTTACTTTTCTCTCTCAGCTTCCAGGAGTTGACCCAAATGACCCTTCTGTGAAAGATTTACTTGCATCTCTGCAGGGGCAATCAGAGGTGTGTGATTTTAGCCTCAGGAATCTGATTGAACTTTACATTAAATAATGTTGGTTACATGTGGTCTATCTGATTCCTTTGTTTCAGTAGGctcatttgatttttattgtGGATTGATATGATTCCACATTAActtcttttcatcttttatCCATAGTATGTATTGGTATTTGTTAATCTCTAACCATTCAACCATAATGCAAAATAATTTTGTGCCACATTAGTTTGTCTATTGAATTGTACTTTCTCAATGGAGAGAATTTGATTCTAGACGACCGAAGGTTTCAAAGTTCAACTGAATTTAATGTAGGGTAAATGTGATGGACTCGATAACCATTGCCATATGCTTTGATTTATCTAGCTGAAATCTAAGCAAACCCAGGGAGAAGGAATCAACAAGAACCCTAGAAAAAGCTGCTGCTCTTCAATTTTTGTGAATTGattgaagaagaatgaaaaattacAAGAGGTAACAACATATATATGAGGCTGGCAAACTTGAATTGGAGCTGAGATGAGACTTCAGAAAGTGCCATGAGGGTGACTGGGCTGAATGACTCAGGTTAGGCATTTGATTGAGCCACTAACCCAAGATTTGTGTGGTGCTCTTATTTTATAAATGACATGCTCATTTTAGGGGGAGTTGCGCCATAATGTACATTTCATACTGTATGTACTTATTTCGGTTGTGAGTGGGAATGACTATATGAATCCTTGGTTCATCACTGTGTAAGCCACATGGACCATATTGAGTTGGTCCAATGGATATTCCTTACCTGAGACCAGGTCATGAAGAGGATGCTCAATGTTGCTAATTTAGCCTGCTCCCTTGGATCAAGGATGATGCGGTCTCGCAGGACATGACTTTGAAAGCGGTTGAGAGTCGAATTGATATGGGGGCTTAGGGAAAACCATTCAATAGTACACCTTTGTTTTGTGATTCATTGTAATGTAGGAGCTGGGTCAGACAAGAACCAACCCTACAGTaggattaatatatatatatatattcttttttaacAGAACtacaaattttattaaaagaagtcagagaaggaagaaatcCTTCCCAGAAAAGCAAAGGTTACAAGAAGGGGGGGGGATGGACCCACCAGacatgagaaagagagaacagAGAAGCACCCTTAGCAAGAAAATGTGCCTCCCTATTTGACTTATGAGGAACAAACCTAAAGGTTACAGAAGAGATGGAACCTATTAACCTCAACAAATCATCAACAATCAAACGAGCAGCCCAATCTAACGAGGCACTGCGCCTATTACAAGCCATAACTAGAGGCAAACAATCACTACAAGTCAGAGAGATTTAATGACACAGCAAGAAGGACGCCATCACAGATTACTTCAGCTTCTGCAGCCATAGCAGAGTGACAGAGGCCACTACGGCAGCTAGCCGCATAGAAATCCCCAGACGAAGATTTAATGATAATTCCTCTACTGCCTTTGCAACTTGAAGCTGTCCAAGCACCATCCGTATGCATAATTGAGCACTCAGGTTGAAGCAGCCCCGTAGCGACCTCTCTCGGCCAAGGCCTACCAGGGACA
Protein-coding regions in this window:
- the LOC122057977 gene encoding 26S proteasome non-ATPase regulatory subunit 4 homolog, which codes for MSMDDAKPDPSVDPDMLEATKEDQDLAFALQMSVQDNAKDSANQTEMREVLGDQSFLSSILGSLPGVDPNDPSVKDLLASLQGQSEQKEDEDKPPK